The DNA window AGCAGGTAAACGGGCCGGGGTGGCCCGGGCACGTTGGTGACGACCACGTTGTAGGTGCGCTGATTCGCGGCGAGACGCACGAACTCGATGATCAGGCTCGTGAAGGTCCGGTCGCTCAGCTCTTCGAGCATCTCCGCACCATCGACCAGGCGCGAGCGCTTGAGCCCGCGCATGGTCGAGGTCGTGCGTTCGAGCCGCTTGCGTGGGTTGCGCTCGTCCACGGGCAGCCGCGCCAGGAAGTTGACCACGCGATTGCCGGGGACACCGTGCTGATCTCGCTTTCGGATGCTGACCGGAACCATTGCACGGAAAACCGTATCGCGATCCAGTACCTCGCCCCGCTGCTCGAGGAAGCGTCCCACCGCACCAGCCACGGTCGCCAGCACGACATCGTTGAGTGTTCCGCTCAGGTGCTTTCGGATCTCCGCCACTTCTGTGAGGTCGGTCTGCATCCAATCGAAACGCCGGTAGGGACCGATCTCCGGGTTGAGGGGGGTCGGCGTGGTCGGCTCGAGCCCGGCGCTGAGGGTTTCGCCCAGCGCTCCCAACGAGTTTCGCACGTCCTCCAGGAACTCCACGGGACGTGTCAAGCGGTCTTGCGTGTCGCGCAACATCTCGAACGGAAACGCTGCACGTCGTCCGACCTCGTTCGCCAGAAGCCGCACCGCTCCCGGCTCGGGCCGCGGAATCCACACGCGAGGCTCCGGCATTTCTTCGCTGGGCGACAACCTCAGCAGTGCCGTTAGCAGATCGACGCCCGCGATCTCATCCACCATGCAATGGTGGGCCTTGATGATCATTGCGAAGCGACCATCCTCGAGACCCTCGACGACCCAAAGCTCCCACATCGGCTTTCCGCGGTCGAGCTTCTGGGACATGATGCGCCCCGCCAATCGTTTGAGTTGGCGCATGTCGCCCGGAGGTGGAAGCGCCGAGTGGCGGAAGTGGTAGGCGAGGTTGAAGCGCGGGTCGTCGACCCAGACCGGGTGTCCGATCAACGGCACCTCGACGAGGTGTTGCCGGAGCCGGGGGCTCTGGGGCAGGGAGCGTTCGAGGAACGCGTGCAAGCGGTCGATGTCGAGCCGGCCCTCGGGCGTCTCGAGCGGTTCGCGCTCGAACAGCGCCACCGCCCCGACGTGCATGTGGATGTTCGCATCCTCGATCTCGAGGAAGACGGAATCGGTTGCGCTGAGGCGGTCGTGGTGTTCGTAGGCCACGGTTCGGCAGTGTAATCCATCCAGGGGGCCGGCGGAGCGTCGGGTAGCCGACAGTGGCCCGGAGATCGGGATGGCGGTGTGCTGCGGCTCTTCGCCCGGCGAGGGCTCAGCGACCGTTCCAGGCGGCTTCCAGCAATCCCACGAGTTCACTGACCATCGGCATGCGCGGGTTGGTGCGCAGGCTCGGGTCCTCGAAGGCGACGCGCGCGAGGTCCGGCAACGCCTTGCGGAACTCCTGCTCGTCGACACCCGCGTCGGCGAGAGAGCGCGGGATCCCGACCTCGTCCAGAAGCTCGTCCACCCGGGCGAAGAGACGGGCACGACGGCCTTCCTCCCCGTGACCGCCCGCGCCGCCACCGGGGAGCCCGATCACCCAGCCGAGCTGGGCGTATTTTTCAGGCGCCACGTAGGCTGCGTAACCCGGTGCCGGCATGAACTTGCTGGGAATCGAAGCGTTGTAGCGCAGGACGTGGTGGAGGAAGATCCCGTTCGCCCGGCCGTGGCTGATGTGGAATCGCGCTCCGACCGCGTGAGCCAGCGCGTGGTTCACGCCGAGGAAGGCATTCGAGAACGCCAGCCCGGCGATGGTCGCAGCATTCGCCATGGCGGTTCGCGCCTCGAGGTCCGAGCCGTCCTTGACAGCGCGCGGCAGCCAGTCGAGGACCAGCCGGGCTGCCTGGACGCAGAACGCCTCGGTGTAGGGCGATGCAAAGATCGAGACCGCGGCCTCGAGTGCGTGGGTGAGAGCATCGATGCCCGTATCGGCGGTGACGGTGGGGGGCATGCTCAGCATCAGCAGCGGATCCACGATCGCCATGTCGGGCACCAGGGAGTAGTCCACCAGGGTGACCTTGCGGTCGCCCATCGTCACGACGGCGGCCGGGGAAACCTCGGAACCCGTGCCACTGGTCGTGGGCACGGCCACCAGCTTCGCCTTGTGTGCCACCTGCGGGTACTGGGCGACGCGTTTTCGCGCGTCCAGGAAGGGCAGGCTCAGCTCCTCGAGGCTCAGCTTCGGGTTCTCGTAGAAGAGCCGCATCGCCTTTCCGGCGTCCAGGACCGAGCCTCCGCCCACCGCGACGATCAGGTCGGGCTGCATGCGTCGCAGGGTCTCGACCCCGTTCCAGATCTGCTGCTCGTCCGGCTCGGGCTCGATTTCCGAGAAGACATGGGTGGTGGTCCTACCGAGGTGTTTGTGGATCTCGTCGGCGACGCCGCGGCGCTCGCTGTCGCCGTCGGTGACGATCACTGCGGTGGTGGCGTCGATCTCGCGAAGGCTCTCGAGGGCTCCTGCGTTGAAGTAGGTATCGGACGGAACGCGGAACCACTGGGGTGGGCTCGAGCGCTGGGATACCCGCTTCACGTTGAGCAGTTGCGTGTAGTTGACGTTGTCTGTCGTCATCGATCCGCCCCAGGTCCCGCAACCGAGTGAAAAAGTCGGTGTGAGAGAGTTGTAGATGCCGCCGAGCGCGCCCACGGCGGTGGGCGCGTTCACCAGGATGCGCCCCGTGCGGATGCGTTGCGCATAGCGATCGATGACCTCCTGATCCCGGGAGTAGATCGCGGAGGTGTGGCCCAGACCGCCGTGTTCCGTGACCAGATCGCATGCCGCAATGCCGTGCTCCACGCTCGGCGACCGCACCAGCCCGAGCACGGGCATCAGTTTCTCCTTGACCAGCGGGTGTTCCGAGAGGGCGCCCAGATCCTCGGGCAGGGGAGCCAACAGGACCTTGGCGTCCTTCGGCACATCGAAGCCCGCTTTCGTGGCGAGGTCGTAGGGCGAGCGTCCCACGGCATCGATGCTCGGGTCTCCGGACTCAAGGAAGGCAAACCCCGCGAGCTGGTCCACCTCCTGGGGAGAGAGCAGTCGGGCGCCCATGCGTTCGAGTTCGGCCACGAAGGCGTCGTAGATGCCTTCGTCCACGACACAGGTCTGCTCGGCGGGGCAGATCACTGACGCGTCGAAGGTCTTCGAGATCAGGATATCCACCACGGCGCTGCAGACATCCGCGGTTCGGTCCAGATAGACGGGCGCGTTGCCGGGGCCGACGCTGATGACCGGCTTCCCCGCTTCGTTGGAGAGCCGTACGATCTTCGGACCGCCGGTGGTCCAGATCAGATCGATGTCCGGATGGCGAAAGAGGTAGTGGGTCACCTCGCGGGGCGCATCGGGGACCACCTGGAGGGCGCCGGGCGGCAAGCCGGCCTTCTCGCCAGCCTTCTGCAGGATCTCGACGGTGCGCAGCGCGCATTGGATGGCCCGCGGCGACGGGCGACAGATCATCGCGTTGCGCGTCTTGGCGGCCACGATCGATTTGAAGAGGACGGTTGACGTGGGATTCGTGACCGGCAGGATCGCCATCACCACGCCGATGGGCTCGGCGACGTATCGGAGGTTGCGCTCGGGTTCCTCACCGATCACTCCGACGGTCTTCTTGTCCTTCAAGTAGTCATACAGGAACTCCGTCGCCACGAAATTCTTGATGACCTTGTCTTCGAAGACGCCGAAGCCCGTCTCCTCGGTGGCGATCTGCGCGAGGTCCACCGCGGACTCGAGGCCCGCTACCACCATCGCCCAGACGATGCGGTCCACGGCCTCCTGGTCGAGCTCGCGGAAGGCGTCCGCGGCGGCACGTGCGCGGGCCACTGTGGAGTCCAGCTCCTCCAGGCGGCCGGGCGTTAGTCCAGCTCCGCTTCCGTCGGTGGCGTCGGCCATGGCGGTTGCCTCCCTCCCAAGCGTAGGCCGGATGCGAGCGGTTGGCATTGCTGCCGGTGACCGTGGCTGGAACTTCACCCCGTGGCTCGGGCGCCAACGCCGCGGACCCCTATCCTTGTCTCCGCTTCATGACGAAGGATGATTCCGCCAACCAGGGGTCGGGTCTCGCTTCTCGGCTCGTGCTCGAGGAGCGAGGTGCGGACCGCTTTCGTGGCCATCCGGGGCCGGCTCGAGGCCGCGCCCCCGGGCGGGTGTTCGGCGGTCTGGCGCTCGCGCAGGCGTTCGCCGCCGCAGCACGCACCGCCCCCGATTGCGAGTTGCAATCCCTGCATGCGCATTTCCTGAGCCCGGCGCGCTATGGCGAGGCGATCGGCTTCGAAGTGGAGCGTCTGCGTGAGGGCGTGAGCCTCGACGTGCGCAGTGTCCTGGCGCGGCAGCGAGGTGAGGCGGTTTGCCACGTGACCTTCTCCTTCGGTCGGGAATCCAGCGGGCGCCGGCACGACGACCGCTGCCCCGCGGTCCCCGGGCCCGACGGGCTCCCCGAGATTCGCGGCCGTTGGGGCGCGCTTGCCGAGGAGATCGAGCTTCGCCTGATTCCCCCTGCGGTCGGTCAGCCCTTCGGTCTGTGGATGAGGCCGCGTACGGCTCTTCCCGAGGACGGGCTTCTCCACCACGCTTCTTTCATCTACGCGAGTGACGGTCCTCTCGTGGCTGCCGCTGCGCGAGCCCTGGGAATCGCCGGGGCCACCCTACGAGCCGCCAGCATCGATCACGCATTGTGGATCCACGGTCCCGCGCGCTTCGACGATTGGCACGTCTTCCTCGCCGAGAGCCCTGTATCCCATGCTGAAACGGCGTGGGCGGTGGGCGCCCTCTACGACCGCACGGGGCGCCGGGTAGCGAGCGTCGCCCAGGCGGCTCGGATCCAGGCGTTTCCCGGCGGGAGCGTGGGCCCCGCCGAACCAAACGGCGCCTGATCCCTCGAAGGAGCGGAGACGCCTGCTCCCAACGTGGATCGTTCGCAACCGCCCTCCTGCGCGACACACGCAGCCTGGAATGGCATCATGACGGGATGACTGCCCCCAGCCTGTTCCTCCTCGTGAGCCTGGTCGGCGCCGCCTTCACGGCGAGTGCCCTCATTCAGGCCCGTCGTATTTCCGCCTTCAGCATGCCCTACTTCATGGGTGCCTGGCTGACGGGGGAGATGCCGCTCCACCACCTGGCGTGGCAGGCCGCGGCGACCCTGGTGTTCGGCGCGTTTGGCGCGTTCGAATCCGCGGCTGGGCTGTTCGGCCTGGCGATTACCTTCGTGAGCTGGGCTGGGCTGCTCGCGATTCACGGCAAGGCGATCGGTGCTCGTGCGGCAGCGCGGGAGGCGCTTGCAGAGAGTGGTCTGGCGCCTGATGAAGATGTCTCTCCCTGGCACGGCCTGCGGCCCTTCCGAATGAAGAGACCTGGCGTAGAGACCCTGAGAGGGCGCGAGTACGGCCCATCACTGCCCGGCGACAAGGGCGGACGCAACAAGCTGGATGTCGTGCGGCCCCGTGAGCCCGGCACTCACCGCCCGGTCTTGCTGCAGGTACACGGCGGCGGTTGGGTGATGGGCGAAAAAGAGCAGCAGGGCCAGCCGCTGATGCACCACATGGCGGAGAGGGGTTGGGTCTGCTTCGCGCCGAACTACCGACTTTCGCCGAAGGCGACCTTCCCCGATCACATCGTCGACGTGAAGCGCGCCCTGGTCTGGATCCGCGAGCACGCCGAAGAGTTTGGCATCGATCCGGATTTCATCGCCGTAACGGGCGGCTCCGCAGGCGGTCATCTTGCCGCGCTCACCGCGCTTTCCCAGAACGATCCGATGTACCAGCCAGGCTTCGAAGAGGGGGATACGCGGGTCTCGGCAGCCGTGCCGTTCTATGGCGTCTACGATTTCCTGGATCGCCACGGGATCCGCGGTTCCCAATCGATGAC is part of the bacterium genome and encodes:
- a CDS encoding wax ester/triacylglycerol synthase family O-acyltransferase, giving the protein MAYEHHDRLSATDSVFLEIEDANIHMHVGAVALFEREPLETPEGRLDIDRLHAFLERSLPQSPRLRQHLVEVPLIGHPVWVDDPRFNLAYHFRHSALPPPGDMRQLKRLAGRIMSQKLDRGKPMWELWVVEGLEDGRFAMIIKAHHCMVDEIAGVDLLTALLRLSPSEEMPEPRVWIPRPEPGAVRLLANEVGRRAAFPFEMLRDTQDRLTRPVEFLEDVRNSLGALGETLSAGLEPTTPTPLNPEIGPYRRFDWMQTDLTEVAEIRKHLSGTLNDVVLATVAGAVGRFLEQRGEVLDRDTVFRAMVPVSIRKRDQHGVPGNRVVNFLARLPVDERNPRKRLERTTSTMRGLKRSRLVDGAEMLEELSDRTFTSLIIEFVRLAANQRTYNVVVTNVPGPPRPVYLLESRMTEIYPVVPLFTNQGLGIALFSYDGRLCWGFQSDWEALPDLNDFVLAVGEEFARLREAAEHVQAAGDPSPPASSPSLEQQEMK
- the adhE gene encoding bifunctional acetaldehyde-CoA/alcohol dehydrogenase, whose translation is MADATDGSGAGLTPGRLEELDSTVARARAAADAFRELDQEAVDRIVWAMVVAGLESAVDLAQIATEETGFGVFEDKVIKNFVATEFLYDYLKDKKTVGVIGEEPERNLRYVAEPIGVVMAILPVTNPTSTVLFKSIVAAKTRNAMICRPSPRAIQCALRTVEILQKAGEKAGLPPGALQVVPDAPREVTHYLFRHPDIDLIWTTGGPKIVRLSNEAGKPVISVGPGNAPVYLDRTADVCSAVVDILISKTFDASVICPAEQTCVVDEGIYDAFVAELERMGARLLSPQEVDQLAGFAFLESGDPSIDAVGRSPYDLATKAGFDVPKDAKVLLAPLPEDLGALSEHPLVKEKLMPVLGLVRSPSVEHGIAACDLVTEHGGLGHTSAIYSRDQEVIDRYAQRIRTGRILVNAPTAVGALGGIYNSLTPTFSLGCGTWGGSMTTDNVNYTQLLNVKRVSQRSSPPQWFRVPSDTYFNAGALESLREIDATTAVIVTDGDSERRGVADEIHKHLGRTTTHVFSEIEPEPDEQQIWNGVETLRRMQPDLIVAVGGGSVLDAGKAMRLFYENPKLSLEELSLPFLDARKRVAQYPQVAHKAKLVAVPTTSGTGSEVSPAAVVTMGDRKVTLVDYSLVPDMAIVDPLLMLSMPPTVTADTGIDALTHALEAAVSIFASPYTEAFCVQAARLVLDWLPRAVKDGSDLEARTAMANAATIAGLAFSNAFLGVNHALAHAVGARFHISHGRANGIFLHHVLRYNASIPSKFMPAPGYAAYVAPEKYAQLGWVIGLPGGGAGGHGEEGRRARLFARVDELLDEVGIPRSLADAGVDEQEFRKALPDLARVAFEDPSLRTNPRMPMVSELVGLLEAAWNGR
- a CDS encoding alpha/beta hydrolase, which gives rise to MTAPSLFLLVSLVGAAFTASALIQARRISAFSMPYFMGAWLTGEMPLHHLAWQAAATLVFGAFGAFESAAGLFGLAITFVSWAGLLAIHGKAIGARAAAREALAESGLAPDEDVSPWHGLRPFRMKRPGVETLRGREYGPSLPGDKGGRNKLDVVRPREPGTHRPVLLQVHGGGWVMGEKEQQGQPLMHHMAERGWVCFAPNYRLSPKATFPDHIVDVKRALVWIREHAEEFGIDPDFIAVTGGSAGGHLAALTALSQNDPMYQPGFEEGDTRVSAAVPFYGVYDFLDRHGIRGSQSMTPFLAKSVLKCRPEENRELWDAASPLSRVSTDAPPFLIVQGTHDSLVFVEEARVFVEALREKSQNPVVYLELDGAQHAFETFHSVRSAHAIRAAEAFLQDVHRRYLEPISEA